One genomic window of Panicum hallii strain FIL2 chromosome 6, PHallii_v3.1, whole genome shotgun sequence includes the following:
- the LOC112897469 gene encoding cytochrome P450 71A1-like: MENTTAISMTPSSPLPHSTGIQARFLLVLLPIISYALLFGARRGKKRPVAAANASGLPPSPWRLPVIGNLHQLGSLPHRSLRALAAAHGPVMLLRLGQAPAVVVSSADAAREVMQAQDHVFASRPSLTIPRRLLYGCTDIAFAPHGPYWRGARKMSVRHLLSPARVRAYRAVREQEVEALARRVAEQASCRGGGGVVRLSELLNGFAKDVAGRIVLGLRADGDDGWRAKVDALLEESNVLLGALHVGDYIPWLSWVSAVDGTDARVRRAFERIDRILDEVVDAAAGREMPSSPGEEQTDADAFIHVLLSLQQKDAAPAATGTAEWRLSRDNVKALLEDLFGAGTEATIIVLEWAMAELLRNKGVMKKLQREVRRHARSTGGSGSSHGNMIGENDLLGMEYLRAVIKETMRLHTPGPLLLPHKSMQATQISGGRYDVPGGTTVIVNAWAIGRDPAAWESPEEFRPDRFAGSAVDFRGRHFQLIPFGAGRRMCPGVNLAMSVVELALANLVARFDWALPEGEAVQLDMEETTGCTSRKRAPLRAIATQHCFSPSVSF; this comes from the exons ATGGAGAACACAACAGCAATCAGCATGACGCCATCGTCGCCGCTCCCACATAGCACGGGCATACAAGCCAGGTTCCTCCTCGTGCTCCTTCCCATCATCTCCTACGCCTTGCTATTCGGTGCCCGCCGCGGCAAGAAACGGCCGGTGGCCGCCGCCAATGCCAGCGGCCTGCCACCGTCTCCGTGGAGGCTCCCCGTCATCGGCAACCTCCACCAGCTCGGCAGCCTCCCGCACCGCTCGCTGCGCGCGCTCGCGGCGGCGCACGGCCCCGTCATGCTCCTCCGCCTCGGGCAGGCGCCCGCCGTCGTCGTCTCCTCGGCGGACGCCGCGCGGGAGGTGATGCAGGCGCAGGACCACGTGTTCGCCAGCCGCCCGTCGCTCACCATCCCCAGGAGGCTCCTGTACGGCTGTACCGACATCGCCTTCGCGCCGCACGGCCCGTACTGGCGCGGCGCGCGCAAGATGAGCGTGCGCCACCTCCTGAGCCCGGCCAGGGTGCGGGCCTACCGCGCCGTccgggagcaggaggtggaggcgcTGGCCCGACGAGTCGCCGAGCAGGCGTcgtgccgcggcggcggcggcgtcgtgcGCCTGAGCGAGCTCCTGAACGGCTTCGCCAAGGACGTGGCCGGTCGGATCGTGCTCGGGCTGCGCGCCGACGGCGATGACGGGTGGCGCGCCAAGGTGGACGCGCTGCTGGAGGAGAGCAACGTGCTGCTCGGCGCGTTGCACGTCGGCGACTACATCCCGTGGCTCTCGTGGGTGAGCGCCGTCGACGGCACGGACGCCAGGGTGCGGAGGGCGTTCGAGAGGATCGACCGGATCCTCGACGAGGTCGTGGACGCGGCCGCCGGCAGGGAGATGCCATCGTCTCCGGGTGAAGAACAAACGGATGCTGACGCCTTCATCCACGTGTTGCTGTCGCTGCAGCAAAAGGACGCAGCTCCTGCTGCGACTGGGACAGCAGAGTGGCGCCTCAGCAGGGACAACGTGAAGGCTCTCTTGGAG GACTTGTTCGGCGCCGGGACAGAGGCGACGATCATCGTCCTCGAATGGGCCATGGCGGAGCTGCTCCGCAACAAGGGGGTCATGAAGaagctgcagcgcgaggtgagaCGACATGCTCGGAGCACCGGCGGCAGTGGCAGCAGCCACGGCAACATGATCGGCGAGAACGATCTGCTGGGAATGGAGTACCTGAGAGCCGTGATCAAGGAGACGATGCGGCTGCACACGCCGGGGCCCTTGCTGCTCCCGCACAAGTCCATGCAGGCCACCCAGATCAGCGGCGGCCGGTACGATGTCCCCGGCGGCACCACCGTGATCGTGAACGCGTGGGCGATCGGCAGGGACCCGGCGGCCTGGGAGTCGCCGGAGGAGTTCCGCCCGGATAGGTTCGCCGGCAGCGCCGTGGACTTCCGGGGCCGGCACTTCCAGCTGATCCCGTTCGGCGCGGGGCGCCGGATGTGCCCGGGGGTGAACCTCGCCATGTCCGTGGTGGAGCTCGCGCTCGCCAACCTCGTGGCCCGGTTCGACTGGGCGCTGCCGGAGGGCGAGGCGGTGCAGCTGGACATGGAGGAGACGACCGGGTGCACGTCGCGGAAGAGGGCTCCGCTCCGTGCCATTGCCACGCAGCACTGTTTTTCCCCTAGCGTCTCTTTCTGA
- the LOC112896229 gene encoding alpha-humulene synthase-like, with translation MATSVATAMPAPVFHPTVWGEYFINFTPEPLQISDEKMAERINQLKGDVSGMFQATKNVVETMNLVDVVQRLGIGHHFEEQIATALASIHSAEFNSSSLHEVALRFRLLRQQGFWVSPDEFDKFKNEDGSFVSGIANDPKGLLSLYNAAHLLTHDEGTLEDAILFSRRHLESIQSSLKPPLADQVGRALEIPLPRTIKREEAISFIPEYSSIQDQTYSPEILELAKLDFNLLQHLHQKELKAFTQWWNDLSGEIGLDYVRDRIVECYFWSYTVHYEQANARARMILAKLFVLTSLLDDTYDVHATLEEARELNKAIERWDYGDVSFLPEYLKKFFVKVVSNFSEFEDELEPHEKYRNVYHRKGFQTLSKYYLQEAEWFHQGFTPSFKEQVSVSVITAGAQVLSIGLLVGMGDAATKEAFEWVIGNTDAIWACGEVSRFMDDMSAFKNGRNKLDVASTVECYIKEHNVSSDVALAKIGSFVEDAWKTINQAPFKYPALLQVVQRVASLAKSMTLLFLDKRDAYTYSKDFKKTLESHFVKHILI, from the exons atggcTACTTCCGTTGCTACGGCTATGCCAGCTCCTGTGTTTCACCCCACAGTATGGGGGGAATACTTTATCAATTTTACCCCAGAGCCATTGCAG ATCTCAGATGAAAAGATGGCAGAGAGAATCAACCAATTAAAGGGAGACGTAAGTGGTATGTTCCAGGCTACCAAGAATGTTGTGGAAACAATGAACCTAGTAGATGTGGTTCAACGTCTTGGAATAGGTCATCATTTTGAGGAGCAGATAGCCACTGCCTTAGCTAGCATTCATAGCGCTGAGTTCAATAGCTCAAGCCTACATGAAGTTGCTCTTCGGTTTCGCTTGCTTAGGCAGCAAGGGTTTTGGGTTTCTCCAG ATGAATTTGACAAGTTCAAAAATGAAGATGGGAGCTTTGTCAGTGGTATAGCGAATGACCCaaagggcttgttgagtttatACAATGCAGCTCACCTTCTTACTCACGATGAGGGGACGCTTGAAGACGCTATCTTATTTTCAAGGAGACATCTGGAATCAATACAGAGTAGTCTCAAGCCCCCTTTAGCTGATCAAGTTGGCCGTGCCCTTGAAATACCATTACCAAGGACCATAAAGAGGGAAGAAGCAATATCTTTTATCCCAGAGTACAGTAGTATACAAGATCAAACTTACAGCCCTGAGATATTGGAGCTTGCCAAGCTAGACTTTAACCTTCTGCAGCATCTTCACCAGAAGGAACTCAAGGCATTTACCCA GTGGTGGAATGACCTTTCTGGAGAAATTGGGCTAGACTACGTGAGGGATCGGATTGTCGAGTGTTACTTTTGGTCTTATACTGTACACTATGAGCAAGCGAATGCACGTGCACGGATGATCCTAGCGAAGTTATTCGTGTTAACATCTTTGTTAGATGACACCTACGATGTGCATGCAACTTTGGAGGAGGCCCGAGAGCTTAACAAGGCTATTGAAAG ATGGGATTATGGTGATGTTTCTTTTTTACCGGAGTACCTAAAGAAATTCTTTGTCAAGGTAGTAAGCAACTTTAGTGAGTTTGAGGATGAGTTGGAACCACATGAAAAGTACCGCAACGTCTACCACAGGAAAGGG TTTCAAACTTTATCGAAGTACTATCTCCAAGAAGCAGAATGGTTTCATCAAGGTTTCACTCCAAGTTTCAAAGAGCAAGTGAGTGTGTCTGTCATAACTGCAGGTGCTCAAGTGCTGAGTATTGGATTGCTTGTTGGCATGGGCGATGCAGCAACCAAGGAGGCATTCGAGTGGGTCATTGGTAACACTGATGCTATTTGGGCATGTGGAGAGGTATCACGTTTCATGGATGACATGTCAGCGTTCAAG AATGGTAGGAACAAATTGGATGTAGCAAGTACTGTGGAGTGCTACATCAAGGAGCACAACGTCTCAAGTGATGTTGCCTTGGCCAAGATAGGCTCATTTGTTGAAGATGCATGGAAAACCATAAATCAAGCACCTTTTAAGTATCCTGCCCTACTTCAGGTTGTGCAAAGAGTTGCCAGCCTAGCAAAGAGCATGACACTTTTGTTCCTTGACAAGAGAGATGCATACACATACAGCAAGGACTTCAAAAAGACATTGGAGAGCCATTTCGTCAAGCATATTTTGATCTAA